TGAACACGGCGGTCATGGTCGGAGACACATTTAAACGCTCGGCAATCCCCATGGCAATCGGGGCGGTGACCGACTTGGCATACATGCTGCCAACAATATTATCCGAAGCGCCCATCCAGCGCGCAATGCTGACTGCGCTGGCAATGGACACCGTACTGCCAACGGTGAGCGCGACCCAGATATGAAAAATCTTGCCCTGCATGCGTTTGAAGCCGTTATAGATGGGCACCGCTAATGCCACCGTCGCTGTCCCCAGTAAAAAATGCACGAACTGCGCGCCCTCGAAGTACTTTTCATAAGGCATCTCCAATGCCTCAATGATGATGCAGGTGAAGATGACTGATATGGCTACCGGATTGACCAAAGGGTTACGTTTGGCGCGTACATAGAGCAGATAACCCAGTTGGTAAGTGGCCAAGGTGATGATCAGGGCAAACAGTGGGTCGCCGGATAAGTAGACCCAGATGTCGGTAATCGGAATACGCTTATTCATGACGATGCCCCTTGTGACGCTTGAGCGAGAAGAACCAAAACGCCTTCAGCACAATGGCCGTCACCGCGATGGTCAGCACCACACTCACTAGCAAAGACGTGCCGACAGCTAATGCATGGGTTTGCAGCTCAGGTAAAAACAGCACAACACCCACCGAGGCAGGCACAAACAGCAATCCCAGATGCTGGCGAAAACTGTCGGCCACGAATGCCAGATCTGGATGCACTTGCTTTTTAAAACATAAAAACGCTAACAATAAGAGTAGGCCAAGCACGGGGCCGGGAATGCCAGGCAAAAAGAACTTACTCAACAACTCACCCAGACCTTGCCACAAAAAGAGTTGAACCAAACCTGATATCATGCGATCCCCTAACGTATCCGGGCAGCGTTAATCGCCCTTGTTTATCCACAGAATGCCGCGATGTTAATGTCATTTTTCCGATTCGCCAATGTTTTCGTGTTGCTCGCGCTGAGCGGCCTGTTGCCCGCCCATGCGGATACCGAGCAAGATGGCCGCTACTGGTTTAGTGTGTATGCGCAAGGCAAATTGCCGGCGGAGCAGTTGTACTGGAGCATGGACATGCAGCCGCGCTGGCGCAATGAAGGGCAGCACTTTGATCAGCTGATTCTGCGGCCAGCCGTTTTTTATAAATTTGACCCGAAAAGCAGTGTCTGGCTGGGCTATGACACTGTTGTCAGTCATCCCGATGGGCAATCGGCGCAGCGCGAAAATCGTTTATGGGAGCAGTTTCAATACCAGTTTGATGCGGTCGCTGACCTCACTTTCACAAGCCGCACCCGCTTAGAGCAGCGGCGGCGCGAAGACTTTGATGAAATTGGCCATCGATGGCGGCAAATGGTGCGCATGACCACGCCGGTGTCCGGTCATCCTCAGTGGTTATGGGTTGCCTCTAATGAGTTATTTATACAACTCAACCAGACGGAGTGGGGCGCCCGGCGCGGGAT
This Methylophilus medardicus DNA region includes the following protein-coding sequences:
- a CDS encoding LrgB family protein; translated protein: MNKRIPITDIWVYLSGDPLFALIITLATYQLGYLLYVRAKRNPLVNPVAISVIFTCIIIEALEMPYEKYFEGAQFVHFLLGTATVALAVPIYNGFKRMQGKIFHIWVALTVGSTVSIASAVSIARWMGASDNIVGSMYAKSVTAPIAMGIAERLNVSPTMTAVFTVITGMLGAILAPYILNAVKVHQWWIRGTAIGVGAHGLGITRAFSVNEEAGVFASMAMGLNGVISAIGLPIVLTYLRPHLGF
- a CDS encoding CidA/LrgA family protein, with the translated sequence MISGLVQLFLWQGLGELLSKFFLPGIPGPVLGLLLLLAFLCFKKQVHPDLAFVADSFRQHLGLLFVPASVGVVLFLPELQTHALAVGTSLLVSVVLTIAVTAIVLKAFWFFSLKRHKGHRHE
- a CDS encoding DUF2490 domain-containing protein is translated as MSFFRFANVFVLLALSGLLPAHADTEQDGRYWFSVYAQGKLPAEQLYWSMDMQPRWRNEGQHFDQLILRPAVFYKFDPKSSVWLGYDTVVSHPDGQSAQRENRLWEQFQYQFDAVADLTFTSRTRLEQRRREDFDEIGHRWRQMVRMTTPVSGHPQWLWVASNELFIQLNQTEWGARRGIDQNRFFIGAQWRFSDVSNLESGYLHQYVNTRTVDRENHVWMTTLRFNF